The segment GTTTCTGTCCAGCTGTGTAACCAGCTCTCCGATACTGTGTTGCTGGCAGTGAGGTTCGGATGGCCATGACAAGGATCTCGATGTATACTCAGCAGACACTGAACCTCCCTGGTAGCAAGTTGTATATGAAACCATGATCGAGTTCGTCGACAAATCCGTCCAGGTCCCgaatgccgtcaaggctAAATGGACGGCAGAGGCAAAGAAATGGAGTCTGCCCTACTGGCATTTTGCGCGGCTTGCTATACACTGCCGCATCCTGATTCCCACCCGTTGCTACTAAAAATACATGTGAGGGTGTTGCAACGAGGGCGTAGCCGACCCCAGACAGCCCCAACTAGTCGTACCACTCTAAATCCTCGGATGAATCGCTGTCTGTAAATTCCTCCGAATCTTCATAATACTTTCTTTCCTCTAGTCTGCGCAAAGTAACAGCCTCCATCGCGACATGGACTCGGCGAGCCGCCTCggtggcctcgtcgtcggtcaTCTTCCACGGCGACTCGAAACCGTGGTCCGCGACCCAGGACTCTACCACCTTCATGTCGGCGCCTTCGAAATGAGTCGCGAGGGCGCGTATCATGGCCTTGCGCATGTAGTCCCCCGGCGTCGGGAACGGGCGTTGGGTGTAGAACCGGGCCCAGACATCCTGCCATCCGGCTCGTTTGACGTCTTTGATGCGGGCGAGCGCCATGACGAAACGGAAATACAGAAAGCGTGCAACGGGGCGTTTGTCGCCAAGGAACTTCAATTCCTTTCCGTTAATGTCTTGTCCCAAACCCTCGGGCGCGGACCAGCATAATTCCCTTCGGATGTCGTCGGTTATTACACCTATCCGCCATCGAGTAATGGGGCGTTCCGTCGCGTTCACCGGGATAATCACGATGTCATCGTTATCAAACCAGTCCTTCAAATAGCTTCGCATGAAGAGAGCATTCCCTGGTCGCTCGGTGGATTGTGCCCTTGGGCCAAAGAGCATCTCACCGATGCAGCCGGCATCCGGAAGGGGGGGCACGATACGCACCGTTTTGACGCAGGTAGCACTGTGCCACGCGCCGGAGATATGGCACCAAACCGCATCCTTACCCTTGCCGTAGTCGATGCCGTTGGCATGGTAGTAGGCCAAAGCGCCGGCGCGCCAAGTATTGGGGCGTGGATGGTCAATATATCCTCGGGACTTAGAATGTGCGCGTCGTCTCTGGATTTGCCCTTCGGGTCTCTTGTACAGAGCAAAAAGGCACTCGGGCAGGCCGTCATCGCGTGGGTCTAACAGTCGTGCCGGTCGGGGATCGagccgcctcttcttcttttgatATCGCCATAGCTCGTCGCCCGCACGGAAGAAGCGTTGGCTTAGCTCTTGAAAGCGTTGCTTGGCCTCTTCGGGCTGCAATACGCCGGCCTCCcgcttgatgatgacgatatTTTGCTCCAGCTGGATGGTGCTTTTCTGCCGAGAAGCTAGCTCAATACCAAGTATTGCTAACTGCAGAGACGCTTCGCGATCTGGCTCTGGCTGCTCTTGGTCGGGATCCAGGTCTGGCTCAATCTGGCGGGATAGCTCGTCGAATTCCATCTGGAGATGTACCAAGGCGTCTTGTGCTTTGGTATAGTCAGCCCTCAAGGCGACTAGGTTTGATACTTGGGGAGCCATAGATGGAAGAGTCATCAGGTGTTCTTGGCAGGTCTTGAAGAGAAAAGCAGGTAGAGTGGTGCCGCCTCGCCTCTTTTTTATACATTTACGACTTTGAAATGTTGGATTATGAGTCAGACAGACAAGCATTGGGCTAGAGTAAACTTTAATTTTGTATGttgtattataatatactatacCTAGGGATGATGGTTTATCGCAAAAAGGTAAATTAAAAGTCGGCTTGAGCCAAGTAAAAGTAGCCCCAAAAGCTACCTGTTTACGGCTACACTGGCCTTACAAAGTAGTCATCGTCGTCCCGAAACTTCATGCCTAGTAGAACAGCACTGAGGGCCTAGACGATTAAGTTCAAGGTGCTAGATCTTTAGCGGCCAAAATCGAGCGGCTACAAGCGGTATATTTTGACGGCTCTGAGGCTTAGCCAATAATCACAGGTTCAAATCGGCCATTCGAAAGCCGGACTGCTGCTACGGTTCCACAACCAACGCCATGGTCTCTCAGATACGACAAAGTTGCAAAAGGCGTAACTGAGTGACTGGACACGCTTCAATCTTCACCAGCCTAGAAGGCGCTTAAAGCTATCTAGAGAGACTACAGTGAGATACAAGAGAAATTAAATCATATCAGATACCCGGGTATCGCTCTCTATATTATGCTATACCGCAATATATTAGCGTATACTTCTTGatgggcaaatatattctgccacagattATAATAGACAATTAAGACATTGACACTAGGCATAGCACCGAAATAAAGTGTACCGGGAACTATGCGAGAAAACAGCAACAAGTATTCCCTTAGAACTACAAGTAGGAGGAAGTCGTGGGCGATGGCTTTCTGGCAACTGGAAGCTCAGAGCCACGCagcttggtgatggaggTGTCACATCTCACAGAACCAATCGCATTCTTTAATAGAGGTCTACTCTCTCATGGCCTCAACGCTAGCAAAGTCCAAGGCATTTCGCGAGTCCCCGTATATACTTACCTCTGTAAGTTTTCGCTTGACCTTCTCCAACCCCCCTCGGCAGTTCCAATTAAAATAGCTCTAATACAACAAACACAGTTGCATGTTCGAGTAGACAAGGTGAACCATTAAAAGGGACTATGGAATGATAGCCAAGTAATCTTCCTAATATACTGTCCCGCGTGCTTCTCTCTCGTCGTGTCAACTCAACATTTTCAACCCCCATAGCCTCCCTAGCTCTGAGGATTGACAGGAAGAAATAACGAGTTAAAAGTCTTGGAATTATTGGTCACAATCCCCTTTGAACTCTCAAGGTACGGCACAAACCGAAACAGGGGCTGCTTCCCCGCCTCGCTCTCCTCCAGCGGTATCAGCTTAAACAAAATCGCACTCGTGTCCTTGTTCGTGCTCGTAGAGAAATCAATGTTCCACCCCTGCTGGTACATCTTGCTGTACCGGAGCCGCTTGTTCCCTTTATTATCCCAAGCAGACAGGAATCGCATCGCACCAAGGGGCTCAGAGTCCTGCTCGAGGGCGAAATTCCACGCCTCCGTCTTGTTCGTCTGCGTAGGCTTCTTGCCGCTACCGAGGCACGGAATGTAAAAGTTATTCATGACGAGGAAGTAGTCGCTCTTGTCCTTTTGCTGCCACCGCTGCCACTGGTTGCCGCCCTGGTTGCCGGCACTGTCAAGGCTGGGCTTCAAGAAGCGAAGGCCAGGCGGGTAGAGAGTATTACACAGCGTGTCGGCAATGGTGGTTACGCGATCCTCGCATTCTTTGCGGAGACGCTCTGCGTCCGTCTCGGCTGCTCACCCGGCAAGGTTAGCTGGGCGCACCAAGGCACGGGGAGGGaagggagatgatggtggaGGGCATTGCCACGTACAGTAGGCTGTGAAGAGGCTCAGCACGAGACCCTGGCGCAAGAGATAGGCAATCGGCCCCAGGTTGTCGTCCATTTCCTTGACGTAATCGGCCATGAAGTAGTAGAGGTTTTTgtcgtccttgagcttggggAACGCCTGTCCGTGCCAAACGTAGATTGCGCCGGCGCCCTGCCCGGGCAGCcccatgatggcattgtAGATGGAAAAGGTGCTATAGCGGACGCCGTGGTTCTCGTTTCGGAGAGCTGCGAGGAGTTCGGCGTAGGCTGggtcggcctcgtcgatcACTCCGCCGTTTAAACTGGGCAATGTTAGCGGTGTGAATTGCTCGCGTGCGATGGCGCAACAGACGTCTTGAAATCGTCCATGATCTCATCCATCCGCTTTGACCAGTAAAGAATACGTCTCATGGCTTCTAGGATCTCGAGCTTGATGGACAGGTTTTCAATCTGGCGGGCTATTTCATTTTGTCCGGCAATGATGGTATCGAGGAGTTCGGCGGTTGGCACGGCTTGCTTCCCTGTGATGGCACCCCAGGCTTCTTTCGCCGCAAATTTGGCAACCCATTTGCCGACATCCGCGAGTAATGACGCCATGTTTGTGCAAGTTAGAAAAGAGGGACTTGGATGCCTGACAGAAATCGCTTTGGTAGTGGAGAGTATGAATGTGGGCGTTGGAGATTGCTCCTGGTGTCTACCCCATGATGAACGCCGTCTTTTTATACCCTACGGCACGTCTTTTTCATTTATTTAATTCGAAAGGTCTTAGGGAAACCGTTCATGCCGGTCCTCCCGCTTCACCATCCTTGACAGTCCTGTCCCGATGAGCTTTATGCACGCCAAGCCCTTTCCGCAGGAATATCTGCAGACTGGTGCGGACATGCCGCCATTCTTTCAACACATGATGCCTATGAGATCTTTCCCCGTgattgacgacatggaaagCGGAGGCGAGGTAGGATCAATGGAAGTCAAGAACTTGCTGAGTAGTCTTCGGCCTCGGAGTTTGAGCTTCAGGTGCAGAATGGCAGGTTGCTACAAGGCAGCAGCGCTGCATGGATTTACTAATCGAGATTTGGCCGCATGTGTATCTACGGATATGAGGCATATGCTCATCCGGTCGTAGGTGTGGATGACATGGCCACAGCCCGCATAGTGTAATCGATAAATGAGTGAGCATTCTATCAGCGTTTTCTTTAGCTTTTATACGTTAAAGATGAGGCAGCTTACTTACAGTTGGCAAGTAAAAGAGGTAAATATAGGACATCACTAATAGAATCGGAGGCCTAAAGTGATAAGACGACGACAAATGTTCCCGTCGCTAGCTACTGGGCAACATCGTGCGGCAATGCGATGGGATATCTAGGTATCCGGTACGCCCGACCTCCCGTGGGCATCTTGCGGCTTCGCAGCATTGCAAGAGCCCGTCGATGATGAGGAATCCTACGTGGCAGCCAACTATCTAGGTGTCACGCCGCAGTTTCCTCGTCTCTCTGGAATATTGCTTCAGTGAGGGCTATCCCGGGTTTCGCAAAGGAAGTAATACCTACAGGTTACACATTGGCGAGTCCCATCTCACGTCCCATCTCCTTTGCGTTTTGCCTGGGGAAACAAGAGGCTACACAAACTGTGAGCATGTCTTGGGGGTAAACATCACGCTTCTTTCTAGGCGTGGGAAGTTGGCCAAACTCAGTTTAACTTTACTCGGGAGCCCTCACATGACTTCGACAGCAGCATCTTTGCAGCCCTAATACCCCTGTCAATCTCGCCGTCCGACTTGCATGTGCATAACCAAGACTCATGAAGCACCAAAGCAAGTACCTCTAGATATCAGGCCGTCTATAACCATCAGATGCCTTGACACCTGGCGCCTAGCACCTCCACCGTGTGATTTAATGTGGGGTATCAGCTGAGGTCTATGACATTGAGTGGTAAGCTCAGATTGAACTCACATCCCCAGAGTCATGATTGACTCACATTTGTCACGTCACATCAGGCTCACATCCACAAGGCAAGAAAGTTCTCAACGAGCGGGTGGCCCAAATGGCCGTTGACCTGTTGGGTTTTGTGGTCATAGATATGAGAAAGATAAACACGCGCAGTATTGACGGTGCACAGCAAGGTGTACATACTCTAGGGACACTGTAAAATAAAATTGCATTGCTAGTATGCTCAATCTCTTCGTGTCTCTCTATACCTAGTATTTTTTATCTCTTACTGCAAGAGCCCTACAACCCAGCCTTCTCATTCCGTTGGGACTGGTCTATCGTATATACGGTAGACCACCGTCATAACAATCCTATATCTTAGCGATAGTTTAGTATATATTGGTGTACATCTTATTGCAAataaatttcttttattatcAATGACctaaattatataagaacATTCTAAATACAGTAAATAATAGAGGGGTAAGCGCCTGGCACTTAGTAgaaagagtgagcccgccaGGCAACTCACAATGAGACCAACATCAGGGCTTGGCCAAGCCACAGCTTGGCGCTATCAGCCCTAGCCAATCACGCACAGGTGAATCATTAAATCAGGCAAAATGCTTCAAGGGCGGGTCACGGTTAAAGCGCCCTGCCCCGGTCCTATTTTCCCACCTACTTCTTCACAACAAAATTCTATTCACACCGCGATTAGTACGCAGCCAGTTTTTAACAGCCAGTTTTtaactactactactactactactactaccactCTATTGCAAACTACATCAAGTCTGAAATCATCTTCGAGACGAAAATAAAGTAAGCGTCTCTCATTTCTGCACGTTGCCGCTCccatcaatggcaaaacTTGACCGTGACTAACCCATCAAGCAGAATGCCTTACCACGCGGAATGGGAAGAGTACATCAAGCACTTCCGAGAGAATCGGCGTTTGCTTGTCGCCCGCAACATTGATTTCAATGCTACTCGGGCTGAATTTGAAGATCATGTCCGAGCCAGGCTCACCAAGCCCGGctccgtcatcttcctctggccgccagctccagcccAGTACAACAACTTCAACAACCACATAGGCTGGATGATGCTTGGGTTCAACCACCGGCCCGATGCTAGGATGGCTCAGGATGACCTCGCGAACTAGGAGTTCCGCGGCCGCCGAGTCAGAATCGACCGAGCAAGCAGATCTGCCGTGAGTCTCTAGATACACCCTTCTTTCTCCTTTGCCTCCTGCCTTGAACACTGCTTATTGTAAATGCCAGTATCGCCCTCTGCCGAACGTTGCTGGCCCAAACCACAACGCTGCCCCTCCAAACCCCGCTCCCCCCACGGCTCCCACCGTCCCGGGCCCCTCGACCTCTGCTCCAAGGACTGCTGCTGTCAATCTCCCCGACCAGTCCACTTCGGCCCACGGCTCTGCCTCCCGCGTTCAGCCCAGGGGGTACAGAGGCCCACACAGACAAAGACAAAGACGCCAACCAGAACCACGAAGATGACCACCGCAAGGTGTAACGGCAAACCTCAATTGGTAGATGGGCGAAAGCCTACTCTCCTTAATTCCTTTATAGGTGAAAACCTCATTCCTTTATAGGTGAAAACTTGATTCCTTCATAGGTGCAAACTTGATTCCTTCATGGTTGTAAAACCTTGGGCGCTCGCCCTAAGGTCGTTCTGGCAGCCCTGCGGGGAGTGGGTTCGATTCCCACGACGATCCTGTGAACCTGTGGAGAGTATTGAAGGTGGGGAGGAAAGGCATGTCCTCGTTTTTACTCATAGACGGTATttaactacctaggtatgtatgccCGTCAGTCCTTATATGCCTCTATGCGAAAGCATCTTTGAAGCATGCAGCAGGTATCAGCACTTTGGCAAGTATTCATTCTGTTCTCTCTTGGGCGAGGGGCAAAGTTCTACGACGAGGAGTCCATTAAGGCGGCTCACCAAATCGAGCGACTCTTCGATGGAAGCCGCGTATCAAGCTCGAAAGAGCGGGTGTCACAGACACGAGTCGTGGTGGCCATTCAGAGTTTTCCAGAAAAATCGAGCTTTGGTGGGCCATACACAACGTACTGTATCTATAGCCTTACCCAAGAAGGTTGGTAAGCGCCCCAACTGTGCTCATCATGGAGGTCACATCTCGGAACTATTGTTCGGGATACTAATTGATTGGTGGACGTCTGCGCCGCCCATGCCCCAAAATTTGAAAGATCTAGCCGAGGCTCCGAGAGTCTCCAGTTCCACGGACCGCAAAACCTACTAAAAGTATGGAGCGTACTTAACAATCAGCAAGATGCTTACGAAGCTCCCAGGCGCTCGAGCATGGCACAATCAACGGAATGCGACGCTATCCCTTGCGTCGAAGCCTAGCGTCTTAGCGCAATAAAATGCCGCGATTTGGACCCCTCCCAGATTCCAGCGCTTAGAAATACTGGCGTATGTGAATACTGCGGGTGATTAATAAAGTACAGTGCAATGCGCAATTGTGCGTGATATGGCGTTGCAATCCCGATCGAGTTGAAAACGTATTAAAAGACTCGACGAGTCCGCCTGTATTGCCATTCAGAAAGTAATCCAATAGTATAACAAGTCGAATACTCGCAAGCCTAGCCCGCAAGTTCACCAGCCATCAACCAACTACCAACCCCCACAGAGTCGTCCAAAATGGCCTCCTCAAATCTATTCAAGCCTCTGTCCATAGGAAACATCACGCTCAAGCACCGCCTCGCACTCGCGCCCCTAACCCGCTTCCGCGCCTCGGACGAACACGTCCCGCTGCCCATCGTGACGGACTACTACAAGCAGCGCGGCTCCGTCCCGGGAACTCTGCTCGTCACCGAAGGCACATTCATCTCCGCCCAAGACGGCGGCTACAGCAACGTCCCCGGCATCTGGAACCAGGACCAGATCGACGCCTGGCGCAAAGTCACCGACGCCGTCCACAAAAACGGGAGCCACATCTTCGTCCAACTCTGGTCCCTCGGCCGCGTCGCCGCGCccgacgtcgccgccaaagagGGCATCACCATCCTCGGACCCGACACCATCCCCGCGACCGCCGACTCCCCCCAGCCGCAGAAGCTGAGCACCGCGCAGATCCAGCAAAGGAAGGAGGCCTACGtcgcggcggccaagaacgccatcgccgccgggttcgacggcgtcgagctcCACGGCGCAAACGGCTACCTCATCGACCAGTTCCTGCAGGACGTCTCCAACCAGCGCGACGACGAGTACGGCGGCAGCGTCGAGAACCGGTCCCGCttcgccgtcgaggtcgccgccgccgtcgcccaggCCATTGGCCCCGAGAGGACGGGCATCCGCCTCAGCCCCTGGAACACGTTCAACAGCATGAGGATGGCGGACCCGGTCGCCCAGTTCTCCGACGTCATTGCCCGCCTGGACCGCCTGGGTCTCGCCTACCTGCACCTCGTGGAGCCCCGAATCTCGGGCAACATCGACGTCGAGACCGAGGACGCGGAGAGCCTGGAGTTTGCGTACAGGCTGTGGAGGGGCCcgctcctcgtcgccggcggcttcACGCCCGAGACTGCGAGGCGCCTGGTCGACGAGCAGCACCCCGATCGCAAGATTGTCGTCGTGTTTGGCAGGCGCTTCATCTCGACGCCCGATCTGCCGTACAGGGTGCAGAAGGGGCTCGCGCTGGCCGAGTATAACAGGGACACGTTCTACAATGCAAAGGATCCTGTGGGCTACACCGACTATCCCTTTAGCCAGGAGTTTATCAATAGCAAGGAGGGGCAGGCTATAAAGGTTGCATCTGGTTAAGAAGGCGCGCGTGAGTGGAAAGAGATTGTTTCCCTTTTGTTTGGTATTCGGGCATTTCAGCATGTAGAAGGCGTATAGAGACAGCAAGAGTTAGAGATGTTATTAGTGACTGGAAAGTACATATAGACAGCAGGATTAGAGAAATTAGGAGTCATTTTTCACAAGACAAGAGGGACACTCCTAGAATTGCAAGCCAACTGAAGCTTGTCTAAAAAGCAGCGATGCTCCACTGATAGAAGTCGTAATGCCGCAGTACCCATCGACCTTGAGTCTCAAGAAACGTACTGGGCTCCCGTTTACCGCTGTCCGGCTCATCTGGAAACATCGCCCCCAGGCCCACAAGGGTCATCTTGTCTCACAGAGCGTGCAGCCAGCGCGCCTTCAAAAAGAACCAAGATGTGCTTCATTTCGCTAGCATCAAGATGGAGTTTTAAGTGAATCCTGTCGACATGCAAGTGCTGAAACCGGTCTCTGCTAAGAGTAAGGACCCTGACGCCtgcctctccttctcccgGACTGCGTGGGGCTAAATCCATTTGTCTAAGGCTCCAAATGTCGTAAATCTCGCCATCTGGGTTGTGGAATTGGGCTGAACGTATTGCATCTTATATTCTATGCTATGAGGCCGTGGTTGAGATTTACAGGATTAAAGACGTAACCATTTGGCTTAATGTACTACGGACAGTTCAAAGTAAACCGATTCTAACACAATCAAGTACCTAGCTATCACGCTATACATTATcatatattaaagtatactTTTCAGTAACTAGAAGAGACGCTTCTAAGCCGGGATTTGAGCAAAACAGAGGGCAGGCAGGTGATTCGAGAGTTGAATTGCATATCAAGCAAAAAGCTGATCTGGTACGGCGCGGGTTGTTTACTGAGCAACCTTGGTAATATATGCGACGAGATGTTGTAATGAACACGGCGTCAAGGGAGCGTCACGACTCCTCGTGAATCGTCACTTTAATGGCGCGCAATGATGGAGTGCTTTTTCCGTCTTGCCCATAAATTCACAACTCGTTCAGACAACAACCATAAATGTTCCCTACCGGCAGTCATCCCATTCTGTCGTTCTGGACGCCAAAAACTTTGCAGTTTCGCCTGGATCATCAAGACCTAGGTCGAATTGAGACCTATTGTTGCGTCTAGAAGATCTTGTCTAACAGACGCTTGATCGGCAGGAGGGCCGTGTGCTAGGGCGCATGAAACCTGACACTCCCAGCATCTGATTGTGAAGTGAACCAACGGTAGCAATGACGGATTCCCTGATTTTGCAAAAGACCCAACTCGTTAGCTGGATTCTACCAACACAC is part of the Metarhizium brunneum chromosome 4, complete sequence genome and harbors:
- the fgaOx3_1 gene encoding Chanoclavine-I aldehyde reductase fgaOx3, which produces MASSNLFKPLSIGNITLKHRLALAPLTRFRASDEHVPLPIVTDYYKQRGSVPGTLLVTEGTFISAQDGGYSNVPGIWNQDQIDAWRKVTDAVHKNGSHIFVQLWSLGRVAAPDVAAKEGITILGPDTIPATADSPQPQKLSTAQIQQRKEAYVAAAKNAIAAGFDGVELHGANGYLIDQFLQDVSNQRDDEYGGSVENRSRFAVEVAAAVAQAIGPERTGIRLSPWNTFNSMRMADPVAQFSDVIARLDRLGLAYLHLVEPRISGNIDVETEDAESLEFAYRLWRGPLLVAGGFTPETARRLVDEQHPDRKIVVVFGRRFISTPDLPYRVQKGLALAEYNRDTFYNAKDPVGYTDYPFSQEFINSKEGQAIKVASG